A section of the Gouania willdenowi unplaced genomic scaffold, fGouWil2.1 scaffold_3_arrow_ctg1, whole genome shotgun sequence genome encodes:
- the LOC114460127 gene encoding acidic leucine-rich nuclear phosphoprotein 32 family member E-like — protein MEMKKRISLELKNRKPAEVVELVLEDCVSSDGHVHGLTDDFTQLELLSITSASLSSLSNLPPLPTLRKMDLSDNSISGSLECLVEKCPVLSSLNLSGNKIKELSSLQPLQRLHSLRSLKLLSCDITMMSEYRTKVKELLPQLVSLDNQPHSDHEDEDEDEEGDSLPGDEDDDDDDDDDEEEVGLSYLMKEGIQDEEDDGDYEEEEEDDEEDGEEDSDLRGEKRKRGEEEEEDDEDDEE, from the exons GTAGTGGAACTGGTCCTGGAGGACTGCGTTTCCTCTGATGGCCACGTCCATGGTTTGACTGATGACTTCACTCAGCTGGAGCTGCTCAGCATCACCAGCGCTAGTCTGAGCTCTCTGAGCAACCTGCCCCCACTGCCCACGCTACGCAAG atgGATCTCAGTGATAATTCTATTTCTGGAAGTTTGGAGTGTTTGGTTGAAAAATGTCCCGTGTTGTCGTCTCTGAACCTCAGTGGGAACAAGATCAAAGAGCTGAGCAGCCTCCAGCCTCTG CAGAGGCTCCACAGTCTGAGGAGTCTGAAGCTGCTGAGCTGTGACATCACCATGATGTCAGAGTACAGGACCAAGGTTAAGGAGCTGCTGCCTCAGCTCGTCTCCCTGGACAACCAGCCACACTCTGACCACG aggatgaagatgaagatgaggagGGGGACAGCCTTCCTGGGGATGAAGATGATGAcgacgacgatgatgatgatgaggaggaggtggGCCTGTCCTACCTGATGAAGGAGGGCATACAG GACGAGGAGGATGACGGAGACtacgaggaggaagaggaggatgatgaagaggatggag aggaAGACTCTGATCTGAGAGGAGAgaagaggaagagaggagaggaagaggaggaggatgacgaggatgatgaagagtag
- the plekho1b gene encoding pleckstrin homology domain-containing family O member 1b, producing MKKNQPGKRGLVDSVQSGGAVEKSGWIRKFCGRGIFREIWKNRFVALRGDQLLVSEKEVKDPCGADEVMDLTDFDRCEDFRKKKNLSKKNLSKFKLQRCSPPGTTVPNLLFLALSPEDKESWIMVLNAAIIRAKNRILDQVTVGDCQLFHPTRDRVKIPHSRRRPTRAHLLAVASSSSSDGTLTFDLIGEEAESGGVALPFKSQSLFPDVSIGASNPAQKNHCVSTDKGVSTDGGVSLSQCCSDSVLRLQQLIDHKVDETERLLMAVRQGAEPQQGVEPEAIRLLREAAEALSHAQEVLQEVMELRDLYRQLNSPKEVTEVMVLH from the exons ATGAAGAAGAACCAGCCCGGTAAACGG GGTCTGGTGGACTCGGTCCAGTCTGGTGGAGCTGTGGAGAAGTCGGGCTGGATCAGAAAGTTCTGTGGGAGAGGAATCTTCAGAGAGATCTGGAAGAACCGCTTTGTGGCTCTGAGAGGAGATCAGCTATTGGTCAGCGAGAAGGAG GTGAAGGACCCGTGTGGAGCAGATGAAGTCATGGATCTGACAGACTTTGATCGTTGTGAAGATTtcaggaagaagaagaacctgaGCAAGAAAAACCTGAGCAAGTTCAAACTGCAGCGCTGCAGCCCTCCAGGAACCACA gtcccTAACCTGCTGTTCCTGGCCCTGAGTCCGGAGGACAAGGAATCCTGGATCATGGTTTTAAACGCTGCCATCATCAGAGCCAAGAACCGCATCCTGGACCAG GTGACGGTGGGGGACTGTCAGTTGTTTCATCCAACCAGAGATCGGGTGAAGATTCCTCACAGCCGACGGCGCCCAACACGAGCTCACCTGCTGGCTGTG GCGTCTTCTTCGTCCTCAGATGGGacgctgacctttgacctgatcGGGGAGGAGGCGGAGTCGGGAGGAGTGGCCCTGCCCTTTAAGTCTCAGAGTCTTTTTCCGGATGTCTCCATCGGAGCATCTAACCCGGCTCAGAAGAACCACTGCGTGTCCACAGATAAGGGCGTGTCCACTGATGGGGGCGTGTCTCTGTCTCAGTGCTGCAGCGACTCCGTCCTCCGCCTGCAGCAGCTCATCGATCACAAGGTGGACGAGACGGAGCGGCTGCTGATGGCGGTGcgacagggggcggagccacaaCAAGGGGTGGAGCCTGAAGCTATCAGACTGTTGAGGGAGGCGGCGGAGGCTTTGAGCCACGCCCAGGAAGTGCTGCAGGAGGTGATGGAGCTCCGGGATTTGTACCGACAACTGAACTCACCGAAGGAAGTGACTGAGGTTATGGTGTTACATTAG
- the LOC114460124 gene encoding retinol dehydrogenase 13: MEDLRGLMVQCGAMLGVSVICVVLVRRWVSGGVCNCSVRLDGKTVLITGANTGIGKETSRELASRGARVVMACRDLMKAEQAANQIRESTGNGNVVIRHLNLSSLHSVTTFVKDFNDTEDRLDILINNAGVMMCPKWLTEDGFETQLAVNHLAHFLLTNLLLPKLKSSAPSRVINVASIAHRGGHIDFDDLFFSRRTYSPLESYRQSKLANVLFSRELARRLKGSGVSSFSVHPGVIRTELGRHVQSWFPLLGVLLSLPSLLLMKTPHQGCQTSVYCSVTPGLEERSGRYFSDCAEKEAGPEGRDDEVAYRLWEESARLVGLKETC; encoded by the exons ATGGAGGATCTAAGGGGACTGATGGTGCAGTGTGGAGCCATGCTGGGAGTGTCTGTGATCT gtgtggtCCTGGTCAGGAGATGGGTTTCTGGAGGAGTGTGTAACTGTTCCGTGCGTTTGGACGGGAAAACGGTTCTGATCACTGGAGCAAACACTGGGATCGGAAAAGAAACCAGTAGAGAGTTAGCATCTAGAg GTGCCCGGGTGGTGATGGCGTGCAGAGACCTGATGAAGGCGGAGcaggcagccaatcagatcagAGAATCCACAGGAAATGGAAACGTTGTGATTCGTCACCTCAACCTGTCGTCGCTCCACTCCGTTACGACCTTCGTTAAAGACTTCAACGACACAGAGGACAGACTGGACATCCTCATCAACAACGCAG gTGTGATGATGTGTCCTAAATGGCTGACAGAGGACGGGTTTGAAACTCAGCTAGCTGTCAATCATCTAGCTCATTTCCTACTGACCAATCTGCTGCTGCCAAAGCTAAAAAGCTCCGCCCCTAGCCGTGTGATAAACGTGGCGTCTATCGCTCACCGAGGAG GTCACATCGACTTTGACGACTTGTTCTTCAGTCGGAGAACGTACAGTCCGTTAGAGAGCTACAGACAGAGCAAGCTAGCTAACGTGCTGTTTTCCAGAGAGCTGGCCCGCAGACTCAAAG GCTCTGGGGTGTCCTCCTTCAGTGTCCATCCTGGGGTGATCCGTACCGAGCTGGGCCGTCATGTCCAGTCGTGGTTCCCCCTGCTGGGGGTGCTGCTGAGCCTCCCGTCGCTGCTGCTGATGAAGACGCCCCACCAGGGCTGTCAGACCAGCGTCTACTGCAGCGTGACACCAGGCCTCGAGGAACGGTCCGGACGCTACTTCAG TGACTGCGCTGAGAAGGAGGCGGGGCCTGAGGGGCGGGACGACGAGGTAGCCTATCGGCTGTGGGAGGAGAGCGCGCGATTGGTGGGCTTGAAGGAAACCTGCTGA